The genome window TGTTGGCAATGGCAATGGCAAAGCCCGTTGCCGTACCGGCGTACACCGGACCGACGCCATCGGTTTCAATGACCTTGGTCATGAACATTGCCATGAAGGCATCGCGCACCGAGCCCGAAAGCATGACCGCCGCCCAGATGATGCCCCCGCGGACAAAACTCAGCAGGGCAAAGCCGGAAGCAATCATCAAACTGGCAACCAGTAAAAGCCGTTTGCGCGATCCCAAACGGTCAGACCAGAGAGAAATGGGAAGCACAAACAGCATACTGACAGTGTGGAAGGCGGTCAGCACGCCATCGGCTTGCAGGGGCTCCCATCCCAGATTGCGCAGGTAGAGCGGCAGGTAGCCCAGCGCGCCCTGAATGGCTCCGCTGATGCCGAACAGGGCAAAGCCCAACAGCCAGATGTTTTTCAAGCCTGCCACATGCCTCAGCGAGTGCAGAACAGAGAACGACCTTCCTGCCGATTCGCGTTCGCGCGGGCTGATGCGGGTGAAAAGCCAGGGGATGCCCAGCAGTGTCCCCGCCACCCCATAGACGATCAGCACATTGCGCCAGCCGCCCAGCAGAGGTGATAACGTGGTGGCACTGAAGAGCGATCCGAGCATGAAGCCCATTGCCATGCTCATGGCTTGCATGCCGTTTGC of Anaerolinea thermophila UNI-1 contains these proteins:
- a CDS encoding MFS transporter is translated as MKDQHYKWYILTLTVLTSMIVVAIPQMGVSVLAKEISDSLGLSLVQVGVIWGVGALPGILTSLLGGMIGDKIGPKRVLAVGAFLGGLLGLTRGFAQDFATLAVLTVLLGAVLPMVLMNSIKVLGLWFPPHQLGMANGMQAMSMAMGFMLGSLFSATTLSPLLGGWRNVLIVYGVAGTLLGIPWLFTRISPRERESAGRSFSVLHSLRHVAGLKNIWLLGFALFGISGAIQGALGYLPLYLRNLGWEPLQADGVLTAFHTVSMLFVLPISLWSDRLGSRKRLLLVASLMIASGFALLSFVRGGIIWAAVMLSGSVRDAFMAMFMTKVIETDGVGPVYAGTATGFAIAIANIGNLLAPPLGNSLAEIYPSAPFAFWSGLCVLGFLCLLGIAEKRRERQESGLS